From a region of the Podospora pseudopauciseta strain CBS 411.78 chromosome 7 map unlocalized CBS411.78m_7, whole genome shotgun sequence genome:
- a CDS encoding uncharacterized protein (COG:S; EggNog:ENOG503Q4WK) → MHNQIIASTGMDQESHLAHDNNTYGNDSWVDMNSYHHHHQTTMPDYGGNYGYSSIPPITHGLPSENLNRMPPPPPPHSMHQQHASHTQLPMLMMPHHQPTPTWPSMLTNPNNYSPHSAPPIAIPPITTPLKTTKLPAIQTTTSQPRKTLTDDDRRAMCQYAKDHPNAKQTDIGQRFGVERSTVSKVLRHKDKYLNSEDRSSSPIKRGKGKGADIEKALTAFLRNARKEGKTLTTEEVKEKAQSFSMVGGGDSFTEHNSSAWLEKFMLKHGMGPGRLMRRASETNILDSRRNSPALSASQPSSAISPASPAGHLSPSPLSANKSDEEKESMNSFMDFTTDNAYKHTNTQSNASLNSAYTDHANSSFSGSALSPAASFGFSPDPNTGGFPPPGAPGGGFQRPRSQTFPTLDLEYMNQSQSTEPLTPKYHVSSTAPSSALEPPSANPAGGHFSIDQAISPQLRHSTSNQSLGGRSSTTPVTANPSSPSSPTQEDARRAADTLLSFITNSGGFADHSEYMTLLKLTEKLRIHQMQIAKAHGMGGLSRIPEGDSEMTNTTSIKLEPTTIA, encoded by the exons ATGCACAACCAGATCATCGCCTCGACGGGCATGGACCAGGAAAGTCACTTAGCACACGATAACAACACATATGGCAACGACAGTTGGGTCGACATGAATTCgtatcaccaccatcatcaaaccaCCATGCCCGACTATGGAGGGAACTATGGCTACTCGTCCATCCCGCCCATCACTCACGGGCTACCGTCGGAAAATTTGAACAggatgccaccaccaccgcctcctcatTCCATGCACCAACAGCATGCCTCTCACACACAGCTACCAATGCTCATGAtgcctcatcatcaaccgaCGCCTACCTGGCCGAGTATGTTGACAAACCCAAACAACTACAGCCCTCACTCGGCGCCTCCGATCGCCATACCTCCCATCACTACACCGCTCAAGACGACGAAGCTTCCAGCGATTcagaccaccacctcccaaccGAGAAAAACCTTGACGGATGATGACCGCCGCGCCATGTGCCAGTATGCCAAGGACCACCCCAACGCGAAGCAGACTGACATCGGCCAGCGCTTTGGCGTGGAGAGGAG TACCGTCTCCAAGGTCCTGAGACACAAGGACAAATACCTGAACTCGGAGGATCGTAGCAGTTCACCTATCAAGCGTGGCAAAGGAAAGGGAGCAGACATTGAAAAGGCGCTGACGGCCTTCCTTCGTAATGCTCGAAAGGAAGGCAAAACTCTGACTACCGaagaggtcaaggagaaggcccaGTCGTTTTCTatggtcggtggtggtgactccTTTACGGAGCACAACAGCTCGGCTTGGCTGGAAAAGTTCATGCTCAAGCATGGCATGGGCCCCGGGAGACTGATGCGCCGGGCGTCAGAAACCAACATTTTGGACAGTAGACGCAACTCGCCAGCGTTGAGTGCTTCCCAGCCATCAAGCGCCATTTCTCCAGCGTCTCCAGCCGGCCACctgtcaccatcacccttgTCCGCAAACAAGAGcgacgaagaaaaggaaagcaTGAACAGTTTCATGGACTTTACGACCGACAATGCCTATAAGCACACAAATACGCAGAGCAATGCATCGCTAAACAGTGCTTACACCGACCATGCCAACTCTTCCTTTTCTGGGAGCGCTCTCAGTCCTGCAGCTTCGTTTGGTTTCTCGCCGGATCCCAATACTGGCGGATTTCCGCCTCCCGGAGCACCAGGTGGAGGTTTCCAACGCCCGCGAAGCCAGACATTTCCAACGCTGGACCTGGAATACATGAACCAGTCTCAGAGCACGGAGCCCCTGACGCCAAAGTATCATGTCTCATCTACCGCACCATCTTCGGCACTAGAGCCGCCATCCGCCAACCCGGCGGGTGGGCATTTCAGTATCGATCAGGCGATTTCACCTCAGCTCCGtcacagcaccagcaaccagaGTCTTGGTGGGAGATCTTCAACGACTCCAGTTACGGCGAACCCCTCGTCTCCCAGCTCACCCACTCAAGAGGATGCAAGAAGAGCGGCGGATACTCTTCTGTCTTTTATCACCAACTCTGGTGGATTTGCTGACCATTCCGAGTACATGACTCTGCTCAAGCTTACCGAAAAGCTACGTATCCATCAAATGCAGATAGCAAAGGCCCATGGCATGGGAGGACTCTCGCGTATACCCGAAGGCGACAGTGAGATGACGAACACGACCTCTATCAAGCTGGAACCGACAACTATCGCCTGA
- a CDS encoding uncharacterized protein (EggNog:ENOG503P14S; COG:S) has product MKGARVQRNPGRAKDSLAMGCFKRNHQWSPSPLLRPKSDGPLASMLRTPVSEVLLSHGIHQYILNQDTGPLALPPLLRNVRGALFPGNAPGKGTLVAPEGEEGLRVLKRRCARGLWGLLGGNVAKIYFGLSPFSGGAAAKKTTLQKEKGDASSDVSSPSSSGEDGSGKKKAARFDDDLVSSSSSSTQAREGTDRGHGHGQHQRHHRKKANKDDASRRGRRRTTKSKAATPTTVSADEEETTMTPEEEEIFSEIERGILDVFSDAYCNKHLVYGLVELVLVRLMPEIGERGVLELWAERGVDCT; this is encoded by the exons ATGAAGGGGGCGCGTGTGCAAAGGAACCCTGGAAGAGCAAAAGACAGCTTAGCCATGGGGTGCTTCAAGCGCAATCATCAATggtccccctctcctctcctccgacCCAAGTCCGATGGTCCATTGGCATCCATGCTCAGGACCCCCGTCAGCGAAGT GTTGCTATCGCACGGTATACACCAGTACATCCTCAACCAAGACACTGGACCATTGGCGCTCCCCCCACTTTTGCGCAACGTGCGCGGGGCGCTCTTTCCTGGTAATGCGCCAGGGAAGGGGACGTTGGTTGCTccagaaggggaggaggggttgagagtgttgaagaggaggtgcGCTAGGGGGTTATGggggctgttgggggggaaTGTCGCCAAAATCTACTTTGGGCTTTCACCGTTCagcggtggtgctgctgctaaGAAAACTACACtgcaaaaggaaaagggagaTGCGTCCTCTGACGTGAGCTCACCTTCTTCGTCAGGGGAGGACGGCAGCGGGAAAAAGAAAGCAGCgaggtttgatgatgatcttgttagtagtagtagtagtagtacGCAGGCTAGGGAAGGAACGGACCGCGGTCACGGCCACGgccaacaccaacgacaCCACCGCAAAAAGGCTAACAAGGATGATGCTAGCCGTCGGGGGCGCCGGAGGACAACAAAAAGTAAGGCTGCAACACCAACGACGGTGTCtgctgatgaagaagaaacgACGATGAcaccagaagaagaggagattTTCTCTGAAATCGAGAGAGGGATCCTGGACGTCTTTTCTGACGCCTACTGCAACAAGCATTTGGTTTACGGCCTTGTCGAGCTGGTactggtgaggttgatgcccgagattggggagaggggggtgctggagctgtgggcggaaaggggggttgattgTACTTAG
- a CDS encoding uncharacterized protein (COG:S; EggNog:ENOG503Q4BA), translated as MTTAAAQAPSRVQTPNLPPPGPVTPRPKSSRTSSLQSESGPTSKTASADASQTPAQLGGAAARRSARPAFPTTDPLSDKATALLIRRILCPQHIEKAKSAPAPIEELLPPLTSRNDVDLQLYALIAIILREYIQNWYNKITPDETFVAEIVQIIAHITRALEQRLRKVDLESLLFDEIPDLLDKHITAYRIAHDPITQAPIRTNAREIYHSLYPLPALTPVPRPEDPESVAQQAENEVAYRQLLVHAVLAILLPTEDLENGCLTALVGQIFSELIIGNSVANKLSEPWMILEMIIIATRTLGKRKAIEDENPSGRPGKGSSAGRRGLSSVQGLFWMVVHWCFLATSFIRLAFTVLMTTRSLPPRSSHSTAQRKNMVQHEVGPDSGPLKMPVLAFRCWSAISNLIEMDVRMPWLCGALSMVQWVTMTGPGRIAAVDGKLDR; from the exons ATGACGACCGCAGCTGCCCAGGCTCCCAGCCGCGTCCAAACACCCAacctaccaccaccgggGCCGGTAACGCCTCGACCCAAGTCATCGCGCACGTCGAGTCTACAGTCAGAGTCGGGGCCAACCTCCAAAACAGCTTCAGCTGATGCGTCTCAGACGCCTGCCCAGTTAGGAGGAGCGGCAGCTCGACGAAGCGCCCGCCCGGCATTTCCCACCACCGACCCCCTCTCAGACAAAGCCACCGCTCTCCTGATCCGCCGCATCCTCTGCCCTCAGCATATCGAAAAGGCCAAGAGTGCGCCAGCACCGATCGAGGAGCTCTTACCGCCGCTGACCAGTCGCAACGATGTGGATCTGCAGCTCTACgccctcatcgccatcatcctGAGGGAGTACATCCAGAACTGGTACAATAAGATCACGCCCGATGAGACATTCGTTGCCGAGATTGTTCAAATCATCGCACACATCACAAGAGCCCTCGAGCAGCGGCTGCGGAAAGTGGACCTGGAGAGCCTTTTATTCGACGAGATTCCAGATCTGCTCGATAAGCACATCACTG CCTACCGCATAGCCCATGATCCCATCACGCAGGCCCCCATCAGGACAAATGCTCGCGAGATCTACCACTCGCTATATCCACTCCCCGCGCTGACACCCGTCCCCCGCCCAGAGGACCCTGAAAGCGTTGCCCAACAGGCTGAGAATGAAGTAGCGTATCGTCAACTGCTAGTTCACGCCGTCCTGGCCATCCTGCTTCCCACCGAAGACCTCGAGAATGGGTGCCTGACAGCTCTGGTTGGCCAAATATTTTCAGAGCTAATCATCGGGAACTCGGTCGCCAACAAACTATCGGAGCCGTGGATGATATTGGAGATGATCATTATTGCGACACGAACGTTGGGCAAGAGAAAAGCAATCGAGGACGAGAATCCTTCGGGGCGGCCGGGCAAGGGCTCCTCGGCTGGTCGCCGCGGCCTCTCTTCGGTGCAGGGCTTGTTTTGGATGGTGGTGCACTGGTGCTTCCTCGCGACCTCATTCATCAGATTGGCCTTCACGGTCCTCATGACTACCCGTTCTCTGCCGCCTCGAAGCTCTCACAGCACGGCCCAGCGCAAGAATATGGTTCAACACGAGGTCGGACCAGATTCTGGACCACTCAAAATGCCCGTGTTGGCCTTCAGATGCTGGTCGGCAATATCGAATCTGATCGAGATGGATGTGCGGATGCCATGGCTTTGCGGCGCATTATCGATGGTGCAGTGGGTTACCATGACGGGACCAGGACGAATCGCGGCCGTAGATGGCAAGCTTGACAGGTAG
- the MSS51 gene encoding translational activator for mitochondrial COX1 (COG:S; EggNog:ENOG503NTVQ; BUSCO:EOG09261OKK) encodes MALPADLAARSALSRVCSHCSVSFRRQAGARLPNGLFQASQRQQQQRSVHSKCPPPRAAVDSNVPKPAPTSVTKRFSSGFAFGSSAPAPTKTEKKRVLEADDLFHSFTNSPIPEIRKRAAFMRQYARCNHPDHQPHGSLAPAHVDFECPDCGIPVSCSKEHWADDYEKHLEICDTLRQINEDDHDLRSGRFFPEFEYAGPQIDEALINMTNWDTFLYTRSFLAIDDDRSMRQATRLLTYPVTIASVLHELSPYNLKSGGRLTAEGLKSFSALRYTLHPPKNGGGMDIKGLRVEAPPVRLFILGARAESSLPRDVWVQLAHVFPGSRIHLIFIGPESMTNRDNEFPLPPRTATNPFGAIVEDRVWPTMKISTIVDYYHTLHKTGHFYPYDPYFDCFVMFHPGLGHPASSHEWVETLPMLLETKAPIIVTGYTQEDMERDVAWVNKTAHGEFDMLLEPGENRFRSLRWDLNDLDPQDVSAGNWGVWAFRGKRYETTRKDSE; translated from the exons ATGGCGCTTCCGGCAGATCTTGCGGCACGCTCAGCGCTGTCGAGAGTGTGTTCACACTGCTCAGTCTCTTTCAGGAGACAAGCCGGAGCCAGGTTACCCAATGGCCTTTTTCAGGCCTCACaacgacagcagcaacaacgcTCCGTCCATAGCAAATGCCCCCCTCCACGAGCTGCCGTCGATAGCAATGTCCCCAAGCCTGCTCCAACCTCCGTTACGAAGCGCTTCTCTTCTGGCTTTGCCTTTGGATCTAGTGCGCCCGCACCCACCAAGaccgagaagaaaagagTTCTGGAAGCCGATGACCTCTTCCACTCGTTCACCAACTCTCCCATTCCCGAGATCCGGAAAAGAGCGGCTTTCATGAGGCAGTATGCCCGCTGCAACCACCCCGACCACCAGCCCCATGGGAGCCTGGCACCCGCCCATGTCGACTTCGAATGCCCTGACTGTGGTATTCCAGTGTCCTGCTCCAAGGAGCACTGGGCTGACGACTATGAGAAGCACCTGGAAATATGCGATACACTGAGGCAAATCAACGAGGACGACCACGATCTACGGTCCGGCCGCTTTTTCCCCGAGTTCGAATATGCTGGGCCACAAATAGACGAAGCTCTGATCAACATGACCAACTGGGATACCTTTTTATATACccgctccttcctcgccattgATGATGATAGGAGCATGAGACAGGCTACGAGGTTACTCACTTATCCCGTCACAATTGCCAGCGTGCTTCATGAGCTTAGTCCATACAATCTCAAATCTGGAGGAAGGCTGACTGCAGAGGGTCTGAAGAGCTTCAGCG CTCTTCGATACACTCTTCACCCACCTAAAAACGGCGGTGGCATGGACATCAAGGGCCTTCGGGTAGAGGCCCCACCTGTTCGTCTGTTCATTCTCGGTGCCCGGGCCGAGTCGTCTCTTCCTCGAGATGTTTGGGTGCAACTCGCACATGTGTTCCCGGGCTCCCGCATTCACCTGATCTTTATTGGCCCTGAGAGCATGACCAACCGAGACAACGAGTTCCCGCTGCCCCCTCGGACTGCTACCAACCCCTTCGGTGCTATCGTCGAGGACCGAGTCTGGCCTACCATGAAGATCAGCACCATCGTGGACTACTACCACACCCTCCACAAGACCGGTCACTTCTACCCTTACGACCCCTACTTTGACTGCTTCGTCATGTTTCACCCCGGTCTGGGTCACCCAGCAAGCTCCCATGAGTGGGTAGAGACGCTTCCCATGCTTCTGGAAACCAAGGCCCCCATCATTGTCACTGGCTACACTCAGGAGGATATGGAGCGCGATGTTGCGTGGGTCAACAAGACAGCTCATGGTGAATTCGACATGCTTTTGGAGCCTGGTGAGAACCGGTTCCGCAGTCTTCGGTGGGATTTGAACGATCTTGATCCCCAGGACGTCAGTGCCGGCAACTGGGGCGTCTGGGCATTCAGAGGCAAGAG ATATGAAACCACCCGCAAAGATTCCGAATAA